The following nucleotide sequence is from Deinococcota bacterium.
GCAAGTTCAATGCCTTTATTTTCGCTCTGATTCTACTCAATGTACTTGCTGTCGCCATTGAAACCATCGAGCCGGTAAGGGAGCAATACGAGACCTTTTTTCAAGGCTTCGAGCTTTTCTCGGTAGTCGTCTTTTTAATTGAGTATCTTTCGAGGCTTTGGGTAGCCGACCTAAAACCACAATTCCAAACGACAAGATACCCGCGCTTGGCTTATGCGTTCACCCCTCTAGCCATCGTTGACCTTCTAGCCATCCTCCCCTTCTTCCTAACAGGGCTCACCATCGAACTAAGATTACTGCGAGTTTTCCGCCTCTTCCGCCTGGTCCGCGTCATGAAGATAGACCGATACTCGAACGCGATTCGCACCCTGGGGGCGGTATTCAAATCCAGGAAAGAGGAGCTTATTGTTTCACTTTCTATAGTGCTAGTCGTGCTACTTCTAGCGTCGAGCTTAATGTACGTC
It contains:
- a CDS encoding ion transporter, whose amino-acid sequence is MTKQRWFEILESTDRPDQISRKFNAFIFALILLNVLAVAIETIEPVREQYETFFQGFELFSVVVFLIEYLSRLWVADLKPQFQTTRYPRLAYAFTPLAIVDLLAILPFFLTGLTIELRLLRVFRLFRLVRVMKIDRYSNAIRTLGAVFKSRKEELIVSLSIVLVVLLLASSLMYVVESEAQPEAFANIPEAMWWGATMLTTTGYGDVYPVTSLGKFLGAIISIFCLGVFALPAGIIAGGFAEEIRKRQAKALCPRCGRELKS